One window of the Candidatus Chryseobacterium colombiense genome contains the following:
- a CDS encoding glycoside hydrolase family 3 N-terminal domain-containing protein has product MCFKIIAISLLSTTFIAAQKPLYKDPKQPVETRIQDLLKRMTPEEKFWQCFMIPGDLDHVPKAQYAHGIFGLQVSAGNQGGGVAGQLLKYNANEDAERLAKKINAIQKYFVEESRLGIPIIPFDEALHGLMREGATAFPQAIGLSATFNSELMTEVSKAIAKETKLRGIRQVLTPVINLASDVRWGRTEETYGEDPFLTSVMGVNFVSSFESQGIITTPKHFLANVGEGGRDSYPIHWSKRYLEETHLIPFQKAFQQGKSRSVMTSYNLLDGRPSTANHWLLTEKLKKEWNFKGFVISDASAVGGANVLHFTTKDYDDASAQAINAGLDVIFQTEYQHYKLFIPPFLDGRISKERIDDAVARVLRAKFELGLFENPYVSNKDIDDLKKIDHKPLAEKAAVESFVLLQNNNKTLPISGNYKKILVVGTDAVDARLGGYSGPGNKKINILDGIKNFVKNKNIEVNYSKGIDWNLKQFATVPAEFLSSENQKGLKGTYFSNSDLKGNPVFEKQDEQLNFKWTLYSPNPEKLQPDNYSVRWTGKLEAPNSGKYQLGLRGNDGFRLFLNGKIIIDNWEKLSYSTKMVDIDFNKGQKYDIAVEFHENRGEANIELIWNYGLNDYQKDFDQALQLAQNSDYIIVTAGIHEGEFQDRSSLSLPGNQEKFIQEVSKLNKPTTVVLVGGSAIKTKDWKDRVGAILDVWYPGEEGGNAVAKVLFGAENPSGKLPITFPVEEGQLPLTYTHHPTGRGNDYYDLSGEPLYPFGFGLSYTTFEISDLQLSQSKYSENETIIAKVNVKNTGSKAGSEVVQLYVKDLLASVSRPIIELKGFQKIYLKPGESKQVSIEVPVKELQFLDEKMNWIVEKGTYRIFVGNSSKNLPLKQNIEIQ; this is encoded by the coding sequence ATGTGCTTTAAAATCATAGCAATTTCATTATTGAGCACAACATTTATTGCCGCTCAAAAACCATTATACAAAGATCCAAAACAACCTGTTGAAACCAGAATTCAGGATTTGCTGAAGCGCATGACGCCCGAAGAAAAATTCTGGCAATGCTTTATGATTCCCGGAGATTTGGATCATGTTCCGAAAGCTCAATATGCTCATGGAATTTTCGGTTTACAGGTGAGTGCAGGAAATCAAGGCGGCGGAGTTGCCGGACAATTGCTGAAATACAACGCGAATGAAGATGCGGAAAGACTGGCAAAAAAAATAAACGCTATTCAGAAATATTTCGTGGAAGAATCCCGGTTGGGAATCCCGATTATCCCTTTTGATGAAGCTTTGCACGGATTGATGCGTGAAGGGGCGACTGCTTTTCCTCAAGCTATTGGTTTGTCAGCAACATTCAATTCTGAACTGATGACAGAGGTTTCCAAGGCAATTGCCAAAGAAACAAAATTGAGAGGAATTCGCCAGGTTTTGACTCCGGTTATAAATTTGGCAAGCGATGTAAGATGGGGGAGAACGGAGGAAACGTATGGTGAAGATCCGTTTTTAACTTCCGTGATGGGTGTGAACTTTGTTAGTTCTTTTGAAAGTCAGGGAATTATTACGACTCCGAAGCATTTTCTGGCTAATGTTGGAGAAGGCGGTCGTGATTCTTACCCGATTCATTGGAGCAAAAGGTATTTAGAGGAAACGCATTTAATTCCGTTTCAAAAAGCTTTTCAACAAGGAAAAAGCCGCTCGGTGATGACTTCTTATAATTTATTGGATGGCCGGCCTTCTACGGCCAATCATTGGTTATTGACAGAGAAATTAAAAAAAGAATGGAATTTCAAAGGTTTTGTCATTAGTGATGCGAGTGCAGTTGGTGGGGCTAATGTGCTGCATTTTACGACTAAGGATTATGATGATGCCTCTGCACAGGCAATTAATGCAGGTCTTGACGTCATTTTCCAGACAGAATATCAACATTATAAATTATTTATTCCACCGTTTCTGGATGGAAGAATTTCAAAGGAAAGAATCGATGATGCGGTGGCAAGAGTTTTGAGAGCAAAATTCGAACTGGGTTTGTTTGAAAATCCCTATGTTTCTAATAAAGATATTGACGATTTAAAAAAAATCGATCATAAACCTTTGGCAGAAAAAGCAGCTGTTGAATCTTTTGTTTTGCTCCAGAATAATAATAAAACGCTACCAATTTCTGGAAATTATAAAAAAATATTAGTCGTTGGAACTGATGCTGTTGATGCGAGATTAGGCGGTTATTCAGGGCCTGGAAATAAAAAGATTAATATTTTGGATGGAATTAAAAATTTCGTCAAAAACAAAAATATAGAAGTAAACTATTCGAAAGGAATTGATTGGAATTTAAAACAATTTGCAACGGTTCCTGCCGAATTTTTATCTTCAGAAAATCAAAAAGGACTAAAAGGAACTTATTTTTCCAATTCTGATTTAAAAGGAAATCCGGTATTTGAAAAGCAAGATGAGCAATTGAATTTCAAGTGGACATTGTATTCTCCAAATCCGGAAAAATTGCAGCCAGATAATTACAGCGTTCGTTGGACGGGAAAACTGGAAGCTCCCAATTCCGGAAAATACCAATTAGGTCTTCGTGGAAATGATGGTTTTAGATTATTTTTAAACGGAAAAATAATCATTGATAACTGGGAAAAGCTGAGTTATTCAACAAAAATGGTTGATATTGACTTCAATAAAGGTCAGAAGTACGATATCGCTGTGGAATTTCATGAAAATAGGGGAGAAGCGAATATCGAACTGATCTGGAATTATGGCTTGAATGACTATCAGAAAGATTTTGATCAGGCATTACAATTAGCTCAAAATTCAGATTACATCATCGTTACAGCAGGAATTCATGAAGGTGAATTTCAGGATCGGTCGTCATTAAGTCTTCCCGGAAATCAGGAAAAATTTATTCAGGAAGTTTCAAAATTAAATAAACCCACTACAGTGGTTTTGGTTGGAGGTTCGGCGATAAAAACGAAAGACTGGAAAGATAGAGTCGGGGCAATTTTAGATGTTTGGTATCCCGGAGAAGAAGGAGGAAATGCCGTCGCAAAAGTGCTGTTCGGAGCAGAAAATCCGTCAGGGAAATTACCGATAACATTTCCTGTTGAAGAAGGACAGTTGCCTTTAACTTATACTCATCATCCGACAGGAAGAGGAAATGATTATTATGATCTGAGTGGCGAACCGTTGTATCCGTTCGGTTTTGGATTAAGTTACACCACTTTCGAAATTTCCGATTTACAGTTAAGTCAATCAAAATATTCTGAAAACGAAACCATCATTGCTAAAGTCAATGTAAAAAATACAGGCTCAAAAGCCGGAAGTGAAGTCGTGCAGTTGTATGTAAAAGATTTGCTGGCTTCGGTTTCAAGGCCAATTATTGAGCTGAAAGGTTTTCAGAAAATCTATTTGAAACCTGGAGAATCAAAACAGGTTTCCATTGAAGTTCCTGTGAAAGAATTACAGTTTTTAGATGAGAAAATGAACTGGATTGTAGAAAAAGGAACCTATAGAATTTTTGTGGGCAATTCTTCCAAAAATTTACCTTTAAAACAAAACATTGAAATACAATAG
- a CDS encoding alpha-L-fucosidase, producing MFITPKTKTLLFLSLLFSSAFFSQAHNVSEGYQKPTDPLVVQNLENWQDLKFGLFMHWGTYSQWGIVESWSICPEDESWTQRKPEHGKSYYEYVKNYENLQTTFNPTQFNPQKWADAVKKAGMKYVVFTTKHHDGFAMFGTQQSDYKITSSKTPFSKNPKADVTKEIFNTFRKDGFKIGAYFSKPDWHSDDYWWSYFPPKDRNVNYDPKKYPEKWSSFKNFTFNQLNEITSNYGKIDILWLDGGWVRPFHTIDPNVEWQRTIKVEQDIDMDKIGTMARKNQPGIIVVDRTVPGKWENYVTPEQAVPEKPLSIPWESCITMGNSFSYVPNDNYKPSQKIIETLVKIISRGGNYLMNIAPGPNGDYDAVVYERLNEISAWMDKNQSAVFATRSVAPYHDGNFYYTQSKDGKTVNIFHLDENTNYESPSTLNFTIPENFKPKSLKILGLSNKIQWKKSGNSIEINLPKERNQLKYSTVIQITQ from the coding sequence ATGTTTATTACACCCAAAACTAAAACCCTCCTTTTCTTATCACTTTTATTTTCATCAGCTTTTTTTTCACAGGCTCATAATGTTTCCGAAGGCTACCAAAAGCCGACAGATCCTTTGGTCGTTCAGAATCTGGAAAACTGGCAGGATTTAAAATTCGGACTCTTCATGCATTGGGGAACGTACAGCCAATGGGGAATTGTCGAAAGCTGGAGCATTTGCCCGGAAGATGAATCATGGACGCAGAGAAAACCGGAACACGGAAAATCATACTACGAATATGTAAAAAACTATGAAAATCTTCAGACGACTTTCAATCCGACTCAATTCAATCCTCAAAAATGGGCAGATGCCGTAAAAAAGGCGGGAATGAAATATGTGGTGTTCACAACAAAACATCACGATGGTTTTGCAATGTTTGGTACCCAACAGTCTGATTATAAAATAACTTCTTCGAAAACTCCTTTTTCCAAAAATCCGAAAGCAGATGTAACAAAGGAAATTTTCAACACATTCCGTAAAGACGGCTTCAAAATCGGGGCCTATTTCTCAAAACCCGATTGGCATTCCGACGATTATTGGTGGTCCTATTTTCCTCCAAAAGACCGAAATGTGAATTATGATCCGAAAAAATACCCTGAAAAATGGAGCAGTTTCAAAAATTTCACCTTTAATCAGCTGAATGAAATTACTTCAAACTATGGTAAGATCGATATTCTTTGGTTAGACGGAGGCTGGGTTCGTCCATTCCATACCATAGATCCCAATGTTGAATGGCAGCGAACAATCAAGGTTGAACAGGATATCGACATGGATAAAATTGGAACAATGGCTCGTAAAAATCAGCCCGGAATTATTGTTGTAGACCGCACGGTTCCCGGAAAATGGGAAAATTATGTGACACCTGAACAAGCTGTTCCTGAAAAACCACTTTCAATTCCGTGGGAAAGCTGTATCACGATGGGGAATTCATTTTCGTATGTTCCGAATGACAATTATAAACCATCTCAAAAAATCATTGAAACGTTGGTGAAGATTATTTCAAGAGGAGGAAATTACCTGATGAATATTGCTCCCGGACCGAACGGAGATTATGATGCCGTAGTGTATGAAAGATTAAATGAAATTTCAGCTTGGATGGATAAGAACCAGTCTGCGGTTTTTGCAACCAGAAGTGTTGCTCCTTATCACGATGGAAATTTTTATTACACTCAGAGCAAAGACGGAAAAACAGTGAATATTTTTCATTTGGATGAAAACACAAATTATGAATCTCCCTCAACGTTAAACTTTACAATTCCTGAAAATTTTAAACCTAAATCATTGAAAATTTTAGGATTATCGAACAAAATTCAATGGAAAAAATCGGGGAATTCAATTGAAATTAATTTGCCAAAAGAAAGAAATCAGTTAAAATATTCAACTGTAATTCAAATTACACAATAG
- a CDS encoding DUF2071 domain-containing protein codes for MNFLKAEWRKLAIINYEINPEILLRYLPENTELDFYQGKCYISLVGFMFLNTKLLGLPIPFHRNFEEVNLRFYVRKKEGSQWKRGVVFIKEIVPKPALSFVANSFYKENYKTMPMNNTIHQKNNELLIKYSWKDKIWHSIVITADNKPLKMQTASEFEFITEHYYGFTKKESKTLQYQVCHPKWDYYWVKNYKLEIDFKTIYGNDFESLDYQKPISVMLAEGSEIEVKTKKYLKSQVKRIK; via the coding sequence ATGAACTTCTTAAAAGCCGAATGGCGAAAACTGGCCATCATCAACTACGAAATAAATCCTGAAATTTTATTAAGATACCTTCCTGAAAATACAGAACTTGATTTCTACCAGGGAAAATGTTATATAAGCTTAGTTGGATTTATGTTTTTAAATACAAAATTACTAGGACTTCCAATTCCTTTTCACCGGAATTTTGAAGAAGTGAATTTAAGATTTTATGTCAGGAAAAAAGAAGGCAGCCAATGGAAAAGAGGAGTGGTATTCATCAAAGAAATCGTTCCAAAACCTGCTTTAAGCTTTGTTGCCAATTCATTTTACAAAGAGAACTATAAAACCATGCCAATGAACAATACAATTCATCAAAAAAACAATGAATTATTGATCAAATACTCATGGAAAGATAAAATCTGGCATTCTATCGTGATTACAGCAGATAACAAACCTCTGAAAATGCAAACCGCTTCTGAATTTGAATTTATAACAGAACATTATTACGGTTTTACAAAAAAAGAAAGCAAAACTTTACAATATCAGGTCTGTCATCCGAAGTGGGATTATTATTGGGTTAAAAATTATAAGCTTGAAATAGATTTTAAAACCATTTACGGAAACGATTTTGAATCATTAGATTATCAAAAGCCAATCTCTGTCATGCTTGCAGAAGGTTCTGAAATTGAAGTGAAAACCAAGAAGTATCTTAAGAGCCAAGTAAAAAGAATTAAGTAA
- a CDS encoding SRPBCC family protein — MSRIHLSTIIEADIQTVFDLSRNIDLHQKSTSKTNEKAIAGRTSGLIEQGETVTWKAKHLGIYQTLTTKIVSMNKPHHFIDVMQKGAFKSMKHQHIFTQEGKNTVMTDIFEFESPFGIIGKIFNTIYLKNYMKTFLLERNRLIKITAEK, encoded by the coding sequence ATGTCCAGAATCCATTTAAGTACAATAATCGAAGCAGATATTCAAACAGTGTTCGACTTATCTAGAAATATTGATTTACATCAGAAATCAACTTCCAAAACCAATGAAAAAGCAATTGCAGGGCGAACCTCAGGATTAATTGAACAAGGTGAAACCGTAACCTGGAAAGCAAAACATTTAGGAATTTATCAAACACTGACCACAAAAATTGTGAGTATGAACAAACCTCATCATTTCATAGATGTGATGCAGAAAGGAGCTTTTAAATCAATGAAACATCAGCATATTTTCACCCAGGAAGGTAAAAACACAGTCATGACAGATATTTTTGAATTCGAATCGCCTTTCGGAATCATCGGAAAAATCTTCAACACAATATATCTTAAAAACTACATGAAAACATTTCTTTTAGAACGAAATCGGTTGATAAAAATAACAGCAGAAAAATAA